One genomic region from Ptychodera flava strain L36383 chromosome 14, AS_Pfla_20210202, whole genome shotgun sequence encodes:
- the LOC139149932 gene encoding protein c-Fos-like isoform X5, protein MDISTFAPSLLTSAATLSTMTGTTPTSAPSASPWGFSNQMNSIPNDNFIHGGGFTPPVITNATSVPIVTRGVSSSVTGGSVNNRSTANSDRSTRSNSSSPAPSLASDDGSFGKVNMSLTGPLRRKIPDNELTAMEREKRKVRRERNKLAAAKCRQKRVDQTNELVTETEVWEEKNATLQNEIAKLEKQKEQLEFLLQAHKPMCRVAQNNAMNVFPSTTFSSPVTSTFTPSQSKSNALETPTTEVVTPTSSLFTFTIDTDTLPSSSLIGSTASCGSEATKVEQSCSDMSSPDSVHNLIAL, encoded by the exons ATGGATATATCGACCTTTGCTCCGTCACTGTTGACAAGCGCGGCCACCTTGTCCACCATGACGGGCACCACACCAACCAGCGCTCCCAGCGCCAGCCCGTGGGGTTTCAGCAATCAGATGAACAGCATTCCCAACGACAACTTCATCCACGGCGGCGGATTCACTCCCCCTGTCATCACGAATGCCACCAGCGTCCCCATTGTGACCCGAGGGGTAAGCTCCTCCGTGACTGGCGGATCAGTAAACAATCGCAGCACCGCCAACAGTGACAGGTCCACAAGAAGCAACAGCTCCTCCCCGGCACCAAGCCTTGCTAGTGACGATGGCAGTTTTGGCAAGGTTAACATGAGCCTCACCGGCCCGCTCAGGAGAAAGATCCCCGATAATGAG TTAACAGCAATGGAGCGAGAGAAGAGGAAAGTACGCCGTGAGAGAAATAAACTCGCCGCTGCCAAATGTCGCCAGAAGAGAGTAGACCAGACAAATGAACTAGTCACT GAAACTGAAGTTTGGGAAGAGAAAAACGCAACGCTACAGAACGAAATTGCAAAgttggaaaaacaaaaagaacAGTTGGAGTTCCTCTTGCAGGCCCACAAGCCCATGTGCAGGGTGGCTCAGAACAACGCCATGAACGTCTTCCCGTCGACCACGTTCTCGTCGCCCGTCACCTCGACCTTCACGCCGTCGCAGAGTAAATCGAACGCACTCGAAACGCCGACAACCGAGGTGGTGACCCCGACATCGAGTCTGTTTACTTTCACCATTGACACGGACACTTTGCCGAGCTCCTCTCTTATCGGCAGCACCGCATCGTGTGGTAGCGAGGCGACAAAGGTAGAGCAAAGCTGTAGTGATATGTCCAGTCCGGACTCAGTGCACAACCTGATCGCCCTCTAG
- the LOC139149932 gene encoding fos-related antigen 1-like isoform X4 yields the protein MYRRRVTPYSTYYRRADYTESDDVMDISTFAPSLLTSAATLSTMTGTTPTSAPSASPWGFSNQMNSIPNDNFIHGGGFTPPVITNATSVPIVTRGVSSSVTGGSVNNRSTANSDRSTRSNSSSPAPSLASDDGSFGKVNMSLTGPLRRKIPDNELTAMEREKRKVRRERNKLAAAKCRQKRVDQTNELVTETEVWEEKNATLQNEIAKLEKQKEQLEFLLQAHKPMCRVAQNNAMNVFPSTTFSSPVTSTFTPSQSKSNALETPTTEVVTPTSSLFTFTIDTDTLPSSSLIGSTASCGSEATKDS from the exons GATTACACCGAATCAGACGACGTGATGGATATATCGACCTTTGCTCCGTCACTGTTGACAAGCGCGGCCACCTTGTCCACCATGACGGGCACCACACCAACCAGCGCTCCCAGCGCCAGCCCGTGGGGTTTCAGCAATCAGATGAACAGCATTCCCAACGACAACTTCATCCACGGCGGCGGATTCACTCCCCCTGTCATCACGAATGCCACCAGCGTCCCCATTGTGACCCGAGGGGTAAGCTCCTCCGTGACTGGCGGATCAGTAAACAATCGCAGCACCGCCAACAGTGACAGGTCCACAAGAAGCAACAGCTCCTCCCCGGCACCAAGCCTTGCTAGTGACGATGGCAGTTTTGGCAAGGTTAACATGAGCCTCACCGGCCCGCTCAGGAGAAAGATCCCCGATAATGAG TTAACAGCAATGGAGCGAGAGAAGAGGAAAGTACGCCGTGAGAGAAATAAACTCGCCGCTGCCAAATGTCGCCAGAAGAGAGTAGACCAGACAAATGAACTAGTCACT GAAACTGAAGTTTGGGAAGAGAAAAACGCAACGCTACAGAACGAAATTGCAAAgttggaaaaacaaaaagaacAGTTGGAGTTCCTCTTGCAGGCCCACAAGCCCATGTGCAGGGTGGCTCAGAACAACGCCATGAACGTCTTCCCGTCGACCACGTTCTCGTCGCCCGTCACCTCGACCTTCACGCCGTCGCAGAGTAAATCGAACGCACTCGAAACGCCGACAACCGAGGTGGTGACCCCGACATCGAGTCTGTTTACTTTCACCATTGACACGGACACTTTGCCGAGCTCCTCTCTTATCGGCAGCACCGCATCGTGTGGTAGCGAGGCGACAAAG GATAGCTAG
- the LOC139149932 gene encoding fos-related antigen 1-like isoform X3, whose translation MYRRRVTPYSTYYRRADYTESDDVMDISTFAPSLLTSAATLSTMTGTTPTSAPSASPWGFSNQMNSIPNDNFIHGGGFTPPVITNATSVPIVTRGVSSSVTGGSVNNRSTANSDRSTRSNSSSPAPSLASDDGSFGKVNMSLTGPLRRKIPDNELTAMEREKRKVRRERNKLAAAKCRQKRVDQTNELVTETEVWEEKNATLQNEIAKLEKQKEQLEFLLQAHKPMCRVAQNNAMNVFPSTTFSSPVTSTFTPSQSKSNALETPTTEVVTPTSSLFTFTIDTDTLPSSSLIGSTASCGSEATKVEQSCSDMSSPDSVHNLIAL comes from the exons GATTACACCGAATCAGACGACGTGATGGATATATCGACCTTTGCTCCGTCACTGTTGACAAGCGCGGCCACCTTGTCCACCATGACGGGCACCACACCAACCAGCGCTCCCAGCGCCAGCCCGTGGGGTTTCAGCAATCAGATGAACAGCATTCCCAACGACAACTTCATCCACGGCGGCGGATTCACTCCCCCTGTCATCACGAATGCCACCAGCGTCCCCATTGTGACCCGAGGGGTAAGCTCCTCCGTGACTGGCGGATCAGTAAACAATCGCAGCACCGCCAACAGTGACAGGTCCACAAGAAGCAACAGCTCCTCCCCGGCACCAAGCCTTGCTAGTGACGATGGCAGTTTTGGCAAGGTTAACATGAGCCTCACCGGCCCGCTCAGGAGAAAGATCCCCGATAATGAG TTAACAGCAATGGAGCGAGAGAAGAGGAAAGTACGCCGTGAGAGAAATAAACTCGCCGCTGCCAAATGTCGCCAGAAGAGAGTAGACCAGACAAATGAACTAGTCACT GAAACTGAAGTTTGGGAAGAGAAAAACGCAACGCTACAGAACGAAATTGCAAAgttggaaaaacaaaaagaacAGTTGGAGTTCCTCTTGCAGGCCCACAAGCCCATGTGCAGGGTGGCTCAGAACAACGCCATGAACGTCTTCCCGTCGACCACGTTCTCGTCGCCCGTCACCTCGACCTTCACGCCGTCGCAGAGTAAATCGAACGCACTCGAAACGCCGACAACCGAGGTGGTGACCCCGACATCGAGTCTGTTTACTTTCACCATTGACACGGACACTTTGCCGAGCTCCTCTCTTATCGGCAGCACCGCATCGTGTGGTAGCGAGGCGACAAAGGTAGAGCAAAGCTGTAGTGATATGTCCAGTCCGGACTCAGTGCACAACCTGATCGCCCTCTAG